A window of Eucalyptus grandis isolate ANBG69807.140 chromosome 4, ASM1654582v1, whole genome shotgun sequence genomic DNA:
tcttggcTCTCGGACCACTTCTTCGTGCTCCCGGGCATCTTGTCATGTGCACGATGCGAGATCACGCGTACTTCTCCCAAAATGACATTCGATTCCCCCCGGCTTCGGACATAGTTGTTAATCACAGATAATTCACATCACAagaaccaggaaaaaaaaaaaacagatagcCGGGATCACGAAACACGACTTGCTCGGGTGAAAGGCACAATGATTGTCGTGCTTCTCTTGGTAATGGAAGGAGTGAATCGATCGAAGTAGTTTAGGGTTTAGAGTCGAAGCGTAATTTTTATATGAACAAACTCAACGATGATGTCCCATTGCGTGTCTAGTACATAATAAGTTACTTGTGATGTTAAGATTTTAATATCTACTATTTTAGTACTATTCTATAGAGAACAAAAAAGTACCATGTGTCactaaatgagaaaagaagaagcaaatgcCTATTTTACTTACCCATATTTTAATGTAGTCACCATCGCATCAAGTGCTAAAtgtacattattttttttcttgaatgaaCAGTTGACTTGGCATTATACCTAAATATCCATAAGGACCACATTCCCAATTTACTTAATCATCCACCTTTGGGGCTTTATTTTTTGTCTCGCACTAACACGTCCAAAGAATATAGCATCGACACAATCTTAagtttattttacatttttggtTATAATAAACACCGATTTTATATTGTGGCGAAAATAAAAAGATCGCTCTAATATTTGTATTCTTGTAGTGTGATTTAgctcttaataattttttcatttagaccaaaaaaaactctcaatatatatatttttttcatttagacCAAAAGAACCTCTTGATATTTTTACACaagaaatatataatttattgatGAATTACCGAGATAAATCGAGTCAATTTTGAGTAAAAGCTAAGTAGGGAAGATCTCTGTCCTTATCACATGTCATGCGAATCCTCGTTTCCTGCTCATCGCAAGAACGCCCGCCgttctgcctctctctctctctctctatatccgCCTTTGGTGCCGGCGCGCCATAAAAATCGCAGCGACCTGATTTTTCTTGGGCTACGCGAAGCATATCTCGGGTCATCAATCTTGGGTCTGCCCTGTTTTCTGCGGAGGGGGGGCCGGCTTCAATCCGCGGCAAAATCCGTTCTTGCGAGGTCCTTCTGCTGAAACTCTCTGTCGTCTCTTAGTTTTGATGCATCGCATCGCGACCCAGTATTGTTCTGAATTCGCTAGCTATCAATCCGTTTTGCTTTTCcgtttcttttgaattttcgggTGGAATTCTGGGTTCTCTTTGGGAAAGGAGGGAATTCAGGAATTCCCCAACTCGATGGAGCTTGTGGAACGGCTTGGTTTCAGCTTATAGCCGCGAGTCTCGACGAAAGTTCCCTGCTTTTTAGCATTTCTTCGTGGGTTGGTCGAGTTGTGGGGTTGGTAGCTGATCATTTTGTCTGTGTAGGATTTTGGGTATGTGTTTGTTCTTGAGATGCTTCTGTTAGAGCCTTTTTTATGCGTGTGCTTGGGCAATCCAATGATCATttgcttttgcttctctttctctttccctgtTTTCTGAGGATTCTGaagaaagataatttttttgctcACTCGTGGGGTTTACGACCAAGAAAGATTTATGTCTCTAAGAgaagtttgataaatttaatgcTGAATTGAGCGCTATTGGTTGCTTGATAAATTCGACTCTATTGCactcttcatcttgaattgcTCTGTATTGGTGCATTACCTGAACAAGAGAGATCTCAATCTAGCGGTCATGTTTCCATCTGATTTGGTTCTGTTTTTGTTGTGCCAGTCAGCTCGCATGTGGTAGAAAAgatctctttttctcctctttattGCTTGCTTTATCGTGCTTTCTGGGTGGTCATCACAAAGCGTTCCTGTCCATGACTGGTGGCAATTCGCATGTTTGTAGACATAATCGTAGAAATCAGTTTGGAACTTTATGAGAGATCTCTGAGTTTATATGATTTACTAGTAAGGTCatctttttccatcttttgaaGATCTTTGGATCACTACCTTTTTTTCTGTTATTAGTTGGCCATGTGGATTTGAGATCTTAAACTGGAAGACTATAGAAAGGCTGTCACAATTTATTATTTCCATCTCAAAGCTATGTAGAGTTCTTTTTAGTTGAGGCAGTGAACTATTCACTCCAATGTGGGTTGTGGTTCATGGCTTGAGATAAATGTTTAATTTGTAAGATGCCCTTCCTTTTCCTTATTCTAAAGGCTTTggttcttatttttaattttagattgaTTGAATTGGCTCATGCTGTATTGCAATCTCTCATCCTGATGCTTTCTTTAATTGGCTAGGGAAAATCATTAGAGAGTTTGTGGCTTGATCTTGTTATAATGACTTGGAATTAGATGGCGGATCGGTTGGTTTGATCTTTGTTTGAAACTCCTTGCATTTCCTTGCCTTGCCTTGCCTTGTTTCCTTGCGTGTATTCTGTGCCATGATGCAGTTGAAGTTCCTTAGGCTGTACCATGGATGCTCGTGGTTGGTAGTATATTTGAGATTTTAAAAGGGGATTCCATTTCATCTGGCAACATAatcatatttcttcttttgcttttatgAGTCAATCCCTTATCGTTGAAACAtggcttctctttttttctttgatataCTGAATGCTCGACAGCGGCCTGCCCATTTTCTTCGGCACATGGAGTTTCTTCAAATCCACTGGTGGGATTTGGATACTGTATAAGATTTGCTGAGGAGTTGGGGTCTGCTTTTTAATCCATAACACGTTACCTTGGTTCTCATTAATGCTTTTAGTTCCTCTAGAGTGATTCCAAACGCTGAACTTCTTAAATTTGCTAGTTGGTGTGAGCGAAGTAAAGCCTTCCAATATTCTGCCTATCAATGTGTCAAGAACTCAAGAAGTTGAACAACATTGTGCTTGGTTCTTTGTTACTTAATGTCTCAATTTGGTAACCATCCTAATGTCACCTTACCAATCTTGCTCTATCTCTCAACTTTTTGCTTATAGGATGATCTACGGATTCGGTTTCATCTCGCAACCTCAGCTCGTCCTTTGAAGGGTCCTAGCTGGTCTGAAGTGCTCATCAATAGTGTAGATTATTATCTGAGGAAATGGATCGCTGTGATACTTCAGGTTTTGTTAGCGGAGGAGCAATACACTGTTTGATGGACATGTAATGtagatatatttttgttttttttttgctaatttagacACATCAGAAATCAGGCAGGCTGCCACACACTGCTGTTTAGATCAGACACATCAATAGTCATCTCATGGACCCTAGATTTCAGAACTTGGGTTTCGCTGccaattcttcttcaaaggcCTCCAAGACATTGGgcaattcttcttcaaaggcCTTCAAGACATTGGGCAGTTTACCTCCTGCCCAAGGAACGGGTGTTAAATATATTGCTGACCCCATTTTACAACTTGATTCCCCTGCTTCACTTCGTCTCTTGTCTGCCTCGAAGGGAGTCAAACGCAAGAGGAAAATGATGGATGACTCCATCAACTGGCAAGTTGGCTCTTCCCTGTATCTTGGGCTAGGTCGGCCTTCAAGCTCCTCAGACAGCAAGGGAAGTTCAGGAACTGCCTGCACCACAACATCTTCAGCTAAGGAAACTGACGAGGAGTCATCAATGGATCTTGATCTGGATTTCACTCTGAGTATTGGCAATGACAAAGCACCTTCCAGGAAGAAAGTTGCTAGTCCTGATCCGCAACCTAAGGTTGACCTGGAGTTAAGTCTCTCTACTGGGCCTTCTGAGTCTGGTTTAACCTGCATTCATCCAAATTCCTCTCAAATATGTTCTGGCCTGGAGATTCCCTTATGCATTGGTAGGTACACAAATGTGGACGAAAGATCAACATCGAGTTGCTGGAAATCAGGGATATACTTGGATCCTTTCCACAAGGTGAACAAAGAAAATAGCTTCTTTCAGAACCAGGTTTCTGAAAAGACAGATTTGGTTGCTGCTGTTCCAGACCTGTCTTCAAGCGTACTATCTACTCCAAGGAGCTCAATCACCTGTACCTCTAGCCAGCGGAGTAGTGCTTCAAAACTGTGCCAGGTTGAGGGATGTGGGAAGGGGGCAAGAGGTGCCTCCGGGCGTTGTATATCCCATGGAGGTGGCAGAAGGTGTCAAAAACCTGGCTGTCACAAGGGGGCTGAGGGCCGAACTGTGTATTGCAAGGCCCATGGAGGTGGTCGGCGTTGTGAGTTTCTGGGATGCACCAAGAGTGCAGAAGGGCGCACAGATTTGTGCATTGCCCACGGCGGTGGTCGGAGATGCACTCGCGATGGTTGCACTCGAGCTGCACGAGGGAAGTCAGGCTTGTGTATCCGGCATGGTGGAGGCAAAAGATGCCAGAAAGAGAACTGCACAAAGAGTGCCGAAGGCCTGTCAGGTCTCTGCATCTCGCATGGAGGCGGCCGCCGCTGCCATTATACAGGGTGCACGAAAGGGGCACAAGGGAGCACTATGTTTTGTAAGGCTCATGGTGGGGGTAAGCGGTGCACGTTCGTGGGTTGCAACAAGGGTGCTGAAGGGAGCACCCCCTTTTGCAAaggtcatggtgggggcaagagGTGCGCCTTCCAAGGCGGGGGAGTTTGTTCCAAGAGTGTGCATGGTGGCACCAATTTCTGCGTGGCCCATGGGGGTGGAAAACGTTGCGCTATGCCTGAGTGCACAAGAAGTGCGAGGGGTAGGACCAATTTTTGTGTAcgtcatggtgggggcaaaaGATGTAAATCTCATGGGTGCAGCAAGAGTGCTCAAGGAAGCACGGATTATTGCAAGGCCCATGGTGGTGGGAAGAGGTGCTCTTGGGGACAGCCAGGGTCCGAGTTCGGGGATCAAAATACTGGTTCATGCAACTCTTTTGCTAGGGGAAAGACGGGTCTCTGTGCACTCCACAGTGGATTGGTGCAGGATAGAAGAGTCCATGGGGGTCTCAGTGTGGGGCCTATACTACAGGGCCAGAAAGTAACGCAGCCTGAAGAGATGGAAGAGGTTGTGAATACCGAGGATATGAATATTGATGTTGGAAATATCTGCAATTTGGATTTGAACCAATTTGAGCCTGGTAGTTCGAAATTGCCCATTGCACAAAGCCCTTCTGACTCGTCGACCGTTGCTTCAGAAGGTAGGGTACACGGTGGTAGTCTGATGGCAATGCTCAATGGTGGCATCGCTCTTGGCTCTGACAAGGACATAAGCTTAGAAAGCGATGAACCCGAAACAGGGAAGTCATTGGTGGTGCCACAAAGGTGGATATAAAGCACATTAGGCCACTCTCTCCTCCAAATTATAGTTGCTGAGGTTTCCCTGCATGTTTTCCATCTGCCAGTTCTGGTTTGTTTGCGTTAGGTTGTAAGTTTGGTCATTATGATAGAAACACTGGAGCAAAACTAAGAGGTTATGAGCTAAGTAGTATTTAGGCATAGCCTATGGCaattgtgtttttcatgaattcTCTTGTACATGTATATTGTTATCCTCAGGTCCTTATGTGTAGTGTTTCGTAATAACGTGTATGACATTTTGGCTTAAATAATAGCTCCTTTTCACCATCTGGATTCACTGGTGCTTGCTAATTAGTGTTTCAGTTATTTTTAAGTGCATGATTATGTGATGCTAAAAAGCTCAGTAAAGTTGGCTCCAGTATACTCTTCTGGTTCTACTGTAAATCTGTTTCTACGTGTTTTGGAATTTCTTTCCTCATCTATACGTTTCAATTTGAGAATTGAAATTTGTGACGAAGTTGCAAATTACATGGACTCTGTCCGTCGGAAACAGTGAATGTATCTTTACACTCTCCAGTTACAATCGCAGAGCTATAGTTTCAGTCATTCACAAGCTTCACGAGGACatgcataaagaaattgaagactttCTGTGAAGATTTGACAATTAATACCGAGTTACTGTATCAGTGTCTCCGATGCGTTGAAAATTTGTTCATCTGTCTAAGACACTAAAACGGGGCGATCCACGCCAAGCCCCATTGGCATAAAAATCTGCTCATCCGTGTAAAACGGTTCAAGCCATGTCAAGTCATGTCAGTTTTGAGTTAGTTTTGAGTTGATTGGCCACCCATAAGGAACCAGCGGGAAGTGACTACAGATGCACAGAGTCCAGTTGATAAGAATGCAGGTGCATGATCACGAGACAAGATCGCCTTCCATCCCGTGACACTTCCTTTCTAGTGGAAAACTTTCTGCTCTGTTCTGGCTTTGGGCCCGCCAATGGTCAAAGGAATCAATCCTTCTCATTGACGTAAACCTTAACGGGTTCCCTATATCTCCTCTCCGCAGAAAACAATCATATTCCTCCTCATTCTACGACATTCACAATCACAAACCAAGGATCAAGAAATCGAaagattgtttatttattttatttttttccttttgtattgcAATGCAACTCTCTCATTTATCTTgagtctctcttttcttttcttggtcaCAAGCGAAAACCAGGTATGGCATGTGAGTCAAGTAAAGAGAGGAACATCAAAGGAAAGGATGGTCGGGCTGCATCGGATGATAACAAGAATTTGGGCTTTAGAACATTGCTAGCCTAACTTTTAAAGGTTGGATAGTGCTCtaagataagaaaaataatgatatttagGGATTAATAGAAAAGGTGAAGTAAATACCCCTATACATGAATAATATATGCCGTGGAGTTCCAAGTAATGTTTCATTAAGATACCCAACagcaaaattatttcatttacaCATTGAAATACAAGTTAGTCTCTCTCCCCTTGCGGTTAGTGTAATTCCGGTGCTGGGAGATTTGCAACTCTTGAACCGAAAGTCACCCGTTCAAATCTCACAAATTAGATACAGACCGCTCTAAGTTAGAGCTGCTTGTATAGATCAAAGGCCTTGATTGCACACAGATAAGTGTTATTTGACGTAAAATCTTAGTAGTCTTATGTCTATATCTATACATAGGCCGTATGAAAAAGTTTGTCTACAAGCAAACTTAAGATAAATACACATCTGGGTTTTAAGTTTGATAACTATATTTATTTTGGCAGATGATggatatttttctttcacggCAGCAAGCATGAAAAATAGTTTACATCAGTGATGTTGCTAGTAATAatccttatttattttccttgacataaaaatgttcaaatcgttctttttactttgatttaTTATATTGATGATGTTTCTATTAGGTTTCTTCTTGATTCGTTATTTGTTTTGCCTAGACATAAAGTGTTTCTGGTAAGTTTCTTCCAGAACTAGGAGAGAGCCAGTGAGGTATGCAAAGCCCTCGCTGGCCGcagtcaaataaaaaagaaacatcagcaatttctaacaaaaatgGATGGATATACTCAATTGGCAACATATGAAAAGGTCTATAACTCAATTGTCACAGTTAacatgtttaggactaaaatggcaaaagtgcaataggtttatgacttttttagtaatcGACTGACATTTTACTGGTCAAATATGGTTTGCGTACTGTTAATTGCAACTGATATTGCTAGATTCTGGATTCTGCACCCATAATCATCATACTTAGAAAAACACTTCATAGATTGTATtaagcaaggaaaaaaaattagaaacttgTTCCATCCATTGGCCCTTGTACTTTGATATTACATAATCATATATGTATTATGGTCATGAAGCCTCGTTGTTCTGGTTTACAAGAAACTTCCTTCATCTATACCCCATCCTTTCTCAGTATCATGTGAAGTGAACATCAGTTTAGTAAGTCGTTTCAGTCTCTCACAATTACAGGGCCTCGGACTTGAACTTGGCCAACTTAGAGAGCTCTTCGACTGCTTCGACCAAATGATCCAACCTAACCACGAACTCGATGAGCAGCGAAGTGAACGTTGCGAGGGAAAGCGAAGCGGTGCTCTCGAGTTTATTCATTATTGGCAGAAAATCCATGTTCAATGCCCCCTCTTCTTCAAACGCATCAACTTCCCTTGATGGCCATGAATAAAGCCTCCTCGACTGCTTCCTCATCATCTCGTGGTATGTCTCGGGCTGCACAATAGGCCCCGAGTTTTGCTCGCCAGAGTTTTCGTCGGGCTTTGGATTGAGCGGCCTGCTGATGGATGAGTTTTCGGGCGTGCCAATGTGGGCTGTGAGGAGATAAGAATGCAGGTCTATGGCGCCTTGCAGCTTCTCGGTGGAGAAGTGAACTCTTTTAAGCCGAGAGGTCTTGAGCGTTCGCCTCATGCTACTAATGTCCTTCCCCAAGATCCTCACCAGCTCGGCTGCTTGACTCGAAACATCATGAATCTCCGAGCGGAAGGCAATCCGGAGTTTGTGTGGAGCCTGGATTAAATaatggatatcaaattatacaTAAGTTCAAAATGAATTGTGTATGCTGTAGAGGCGGCAGTGGTTCACGAGCTTATTAAACGGCCCATTTTATGCATCCGAGCGCTCACATACGTATATGATCTGCATGGAAGATGTCTTGTATATACACTTGGAGAGTTTTTTTCTGCATAAACTTTCCCATTTTTCCTAAATAGAATTATACTAGCGACGTCCTATTATGTGCAAGGCTTTGAACGGTCAGTTTTCGAACAGTATCATCTTAAAATATGCTTCAACTGTGCTTATACAATGTGGTTGAGATTCCCAGGTTTCCTGACACAGTGACTTCCCAATTTTGGATTGGAAATTCACTTACAGGGTCACGTTGAGAAACGGCAGCCaagcttcttttctttatgaTCTCTCCTTTTTAGGGAATAGACTTTGTGAGCAGGTCAGACGAATCTTTGCGTGACTACAAATAGTTGCAGCGAAAAAAGCCCTCGATTATGCTTAGAATATAGAACATATGCGGACGCGATCGGGACGCGATACAAATCTTCTGGTCCCTTTCGATGACACAAGTTACAAGCCCATATTCTTCTCTCTCAACCGGGACAAACAACAGGAAATGAATAGATGTTGTGGGGAACCTGacaattaaactaaatttattaaaaagcaTATTCTTTCCTGTTAATTCTGGAGGTCTTGAATTACTAAAACCAACACAGCCGAGGTTTTTCTTCTCAGATTCCTGGCTGCCAGCCACTCGACGTACAATTAGACCATAGGACGATGGTTATGTTCTGATTCCTCCCTAGTGTATAGTGTATATTCCATTTCCATCTGATAACATGTAATCGAGACACGAATGCTGGAAAGCgaaaggataaaagaaaaagccGACGCGGTGTGCACACACAAACCATACCTGAATCTCTGAGTGCAGGACACCATGAAGAGCCATGACCTCGTAAGCGCAGTATCTCAAGACTGCCCCAACTTTTACATACTCTGACCACGGGTAGAAGAAGTGTCGGAATCTTCCATGAGGTGGCTCCCATTTCGCTGAAACCGCCTAAAATATTGGAGCGCGAAAACGCCTCGAGTTAATATACGTTAATATCGCGATATCttacccaaaataaaaaataaaaaaatcgtgAATCGCGATAGTCAAAGGTCTCAAAA
This region includes:
- the LOC104441699 gene encoding uncharacterized protein LOC104441699, which produces MDPRFQNLGFAANSSSKASKTLGNSSSKAFKTLGSLPPAQGTGVKYIADPILQLDSPASLRLLSASKGVKRKRKMMDDSINWQVGSSLYLGLGRPSSSSDSKGSSGTACTTTSSAKETDEESSMDLDLDFTLSIGNDKAPSRKKVASPDPQPKVDLELSLSTGPSESGLTCIHPNSSQICSGLEIPLCIGRYTNVDERSTSSCWKSGIYLDPFHKVNKENSFFQNQVSEKTDLVAAVPDLSSSVLSTPRSSITCTSSQRSSASKLCQVEGCGKGARGASGRCISHGGGRRCQKPGCHKGAEGRTVYCKAHGGGRRCEFLGCTKSAEGRTDLCIAHGGGRRCTRDGCTRAARGKSGLCIRHGGGKRCQKENCTKSAEGLSGLCISHGGGRRCHYTGCTKGAQGSTMFCKAHGGGKRCTFVGCNKGAEGSTPFCKGHGGGKRCAFQGGGVCSKSVHGGTNFCVAHGGGKRCAMPECTRSARGRTNFCVRHGGGKRCKSHGCSKSAQGSTDYCKAHGGGKRCSWGQPGSEFGDQNTGSCNSFARGKTGLCALHSGLVQDRRVHGGLSVGPILQGQKVTQPEEMEEVVNTEDMNIDVGNICNLDLNQFEPGSSKLPIAQSPSDSSTVASEGRVHGGSLMAMLNGGIALGSDKDISLESDEPETGKSLVVPQRWI